From Lemur catta isolate mLemCat1 chromosome 19, mLemCat1.pri, whole genome shotgun sequence, a single genomic window includes:
- the CAPN12 gene encoding calpain-12, with protein sequence MACGSGRVTIQLVGEEAGAGASGLQLFRGQRYEAIRAACLDSGILFRDPHFPAGPDALGYDQLGPDSEKAKGVKWMRPREFCAEPQFICEDMSRTDVCQGRLGNCWFLAAAASLTLHPRLLSRVVPPGQGFQSGYAGIFHFQLWQFGRWVDVVVDDRLPVREGKLMFVRSEQRNEFWAPLLEKAYAKLHGSYEVMRGGHMNEAFVDFTGGVGEVLYLRQNTSGLFSAVRRALAKESLVGATALSDQGEYRTEDGLVKGHAYSVTGTHKVSLGFTKVRLLRLRNPWGRVEWTGAWSDSCRRWDALPDEWRDALLVRKEDGEFWMELQDFLHHFDTVQICSLSPEVLGPSPAGGGWHIHTFQGRWVRGFNAGGSQPTAETFWTNPQFRLTLLEPDEEDEDEEGPWGGWGAAGARGPAPGGHTPKCTVLLSLIQRNRRHLRAKGLTYLTVGFHVFRIPDELLGLWDSPRSRALLPRLLRADRSPFCARRDVSRRCRLRPGHYLVVPSAARAGDEADFTLRVFSERHHTAVEIDDAISADLRVLQGPHVPLELGLELLFAELAGEEEELDAPQLQALLSVALEPARARTRTPGEIGLRTCEQLLQCFGHGGSLALHHFQQLWGRLLEWQAIFDKFDEDASGTMNSYELRLALNAAGFHLNNQLTQALTSRYRDSRLRVDFERFVSCAAQLTCIFRHCSQHLDGGEGVICLTHRQWMEVATFA encoded by the exons ATGGCGTGTGGCAGCGGGAGGGTCACCATCCAGCTGGTGGGcgaggaggcaggggctggagccaGCGGCCTGCAGCTCTTTCGGGGCCAGAGATATGAGGCGATCCGGGCGGCCTGCCTGGATTCGGGGATCCTGTTCCGAGACCCTCATTTCCCTGCAGGCCCTGATGCCCTCGGCTACGACCAGCTGGGGCCGGACTCGGAGAAGGCCAAAGGGGTGAAATGGATGCGGCCCCGT GAGTTCTGCGCTGAGCCCCAGTTCATCTGTGAAGATATGAGCCGAACGGACGTGTGTCAGGGGAGACTGG GTAACTGCTGGTTCCTTGCGGCCGCCGCCTCCCTCACGCTCCACCCCCGACTCCTGAGCCGCGTGGTCCCTCCTGGACAGGGCTTCCAAAGTGGCTACGCAGGCATCTTCCACTTCCAG CTCTGGCAGTTTGGCCGCTGGGTGGACGTCGTGGTGGACGACAGGCTGCCCGTGCGTGAGGGGAAGCTGATGTTTGTGCGCTCGGAGCAGCGGAACGAGTTCTGGGCCCCGCTCCTGGAAAAGGCCTATGCCAA GCTCCATGGCTCCTATGAGGTGATGCGAGGCGGCCACATGAATGAGGCTTTCGTGGACTTCACGGGCGGCGTGGGTGAGGTGCTCTATCTGAGGCAAAACACCTCCGGCCTCTTCTCTGCCGTGCGTCGCGCCCTGGCCAAGGAGTCCCTTGTAGGCGCCACTGCCCTG AGCGATCAGGGCGAATACCGCACAGAAGACGGGCTGGTGAAGGGGCACGCGTATTCAGTCACAGGCACACACAAG GTGTCCCTGGGCTTCACCAAGGTGCGACTGCTGCGGCTGCGGAACCCATGGGGTCGCGTGGAGTGGACTGGGGCCTGGAGCGACAG CTGCCGGCGCTGGGACGCACTCCCCGACGAGTGGCGAGACGCCCTGCTCGTGAGGAAGGAGGACGGCGAGTTCTG GATGGAGCTGCAGGACTTCCTCCACCACTTTGACACCGTGCAGATCTGCTCGCTGAGCCCCGAggtgctgggccccagccccgCCGGAGGCGGCTGGCACATCCACACCTTCCAGGGCCGCTGGGTGCGCGGCTTCAACGCTGGTGGGAGCCAGCCGACTGCTG AAACCTTCTGGACCAACCCCCAGTTCCGGCTGACGCTGCTGGAGCCTGATGAGGAGGATGAGGACGAGGAAGGGCcctgggggggctggggggcagcaggGGCGCGGGGCCCAGCACCCGGGGGCCACACGCCCAAGTGCACGGTCCTCCTGTCACTCATCCAGCGAAACCGGCGGCACCTGAGGGCCAAGGGCCTCACTTACCTCACCGTGGGCTTCCACGTGTTCCGG ATTCCAGACGAG CTGCTGGGCCTCTGGGACTCCCCGCGCAGCCGCGCCCTCCTGCCCCGGCTGCTGCGCGCCGACCGCTCGCCCTTCTGCGCCCGCCGCGACGTGAGTCGCCGCTGCCGCCTGCGCCCCGGCCACTACCTGGTGGTGCCGAGCGCCGCCCGCGCCGGCGACGAGGCTGACTTCACACTGCGCGTCTTCTCCGAGCGCCACCACACTGCCGT GGAGATCGACGACGCCATCAGCGCCGACCTGCGGGTGCTCCAG GGCCCCCACGTGCCCCTGGAGCTGGGCTTGGAGCTGCTGTTTGCGGAGCTGGCTGGAGAG GAGGAAGAGCTCGATGCCCCGCAGCTCCAGGCCTTGTTGAGTGTCGCCCTGGAGCCTG CCAGGGCCCGCACCCGAACCCCGGGAGAGATTGGGCTCAGGACCTGCGAGCAGCTGCTGCAGTGTTTTGGG cacggGGGAAGCCTGGCCCTGCACCACTTCCAACAGCTCTGGGGCCGCCTCCTGGAGTGGCAG GCCATATTCGACAAGTTCGATGAGGATGCCTCTGGAACGATGAACTCCTACGAGCTGCGGCTGGCATTGAATGCAGCAG GCTTCCACCTGAACAACCAGCTGACCCAGGCCCTCACCAGCCGCTACCGGGACAGCCGTCTACGTGTGGACTTTGAGCGATTCGTGTCCTGTGCGGCCCAGCTCACCTGCATCTTCC GCCACTGCAGCCAGCACctggatgggggtgagggggtcATCTGCCTGACCCACAGACAG TGGATGGAGGTGGCCACCTTCGCCTAG
- the LOC123624367 gene encoding galectin-7-like yields MSNRTSLPEGLRPGTVLRLRGFIPDKAGRFHVNLLCSEEQGADAALHFNPRLDESAVVFNSLEQGAWGREERGPGIPFQRGQPFEVLLIATDDGFKAVVGDAQFHHFRHRMSPARVRLVEVGGDVQLESLKIF; encoded by the exons ATGTCG AACAGGACCTCACTGCCCGAGGGCCTCCGCCCAGGCACGGTGCTCCGACTTCGAGGTTTCATCCCTGACAAGGCTGGCAG GTTCCACGTAAACCTGCTGTGCAGCGAGGAGCAGGGCGCAGACGCAGCCCTGCATTTCAACCCCCGGCTGGACGAGTCCGCCGTCGTCTTCAACAGCCTGGAGCAGGGCGCCTGGGGCCGAGAGGAGCGCGGCCCGGGCATCCCGTTCCAGCGCGGGCAGCCCTTCGAGGTGCTGCTCATCGCCACCGACGACGGCTTCAAG GCCGTGGTCGGGGACGCGCAGTTCCACCACTTCCGCCACCGGATGTCGCCGGCGCGCGTGCGCCTGGTGGAGGTGGGCGGGGACGTGCAGCTGGAGTCGCTGAAGATCTTCTGA